A single window of Acidobacteriota bacterium DNA harbors:
- a CDS encoding VWA domain-containing protein produces VRYIFITFLLVSVMLGGNTLLAQDIQQRKGFSVKITEPAEGSYLFGKVRISADVQIDDPQYLDRVEFFAGDKLIFVDRDFPFQCYHNFGSISKSWVIRVVAYHREDVSVSDFLISRKLEVHYTEYVNRVILNATIVDKNGIFVKELQKEDLILYEDGVPQKILDFYNETRPILMALLIDTSGSMQDNMKEVQKAACMFIDTLRNEDQALVIDFDEKVFLLQGLTSKKDALKEAINSTTAIGGTAIYDALHAAYRKLNRIDGRKAIILLSDGEDTESLVDFKRIIEEAKVSDATIYSIGLGLTLGTAGRSVLREFAEETGGKAFFTAKASELESIYESIADELRMQYYITYFSAIPAWEGQWVKLKAEAKNKDYAVRTKKGFFAVRKAILQEEEASQKESALKENTGSSEAAKP; encoded by the coding sequence AAGTGAGATATATTTTTATCACCTTTCTCCTGGTTTCGGTGATGCTGGGTGGAAATACGCTTCTGGCTCAGGATATCCAGCAGAGAAAGGGGTTCTCCGTGAAGATCACAGAGCCGGCGGAGGGAAGCTATCTCTTCGGCAAGGTGAGGATCAGTGCTGATGTTCAGATCGACGATCCACAGTACCTAGACAGAGTGGAGTTCTTCGCTGGCGATAAGCTCATCTTCGTCGACAGGGATTTCCCTTTCCAGTGCTATCACAACTTCGGCAGCATCTCGAAATCATGGGTCATCAGAGTTGTCGCCTACCACAGAGAGGACGTCAGCGTCTCCGACTTTCTCATAAGCAGGAAACTCGAGGTCCATTACACGGAGTACGTAAACAGGGTAATCTTGAATGCCACGATCGTCGATAAGAACGGTATCTTCGTTAAGGAGCTCCAGAAGGAAGATCTCATCCTCTACGAAGATGGGGTACCGCAGAAGATCCTGGACTTCTATAACGAGACGCGGCCCATCCTGATGGCGCTCCTCATCGACACGAGTGGAAGCATGCAGGACAACATGAAGGAAGTTCAGAAGGCAGCCTGCATGTTTATAGACACCCTGAGGAATGAAGACCAGGCACTCGTCATCGATTTTGATGAGAAGGTCTTTCTCCTTCAGGGCTTAACCAGCAAAAAGGATGCGCTGAAGGAAGCCATCAACAGCACGACTGCCATCGGTGGAACTGCCATCTACGACGCACTTCACGCTGCTTACCGTAAGTTGAACAGGATAGACGGGAGGAAGGCCATTATACTCCTGTCCGATGGCGAGGATACGGAGAGTTTAGTGGATTTCAAGAGAATCATCGAAGAGGCGAAAGTCTCCGATGCAACCATATATTCAATCGGCCTCGGACTGACTCTCGGGACAGCGGGTCGCTCCGTTCTTAGAGAATTCGCGGAAGAGACTGGAGGAAAGGCCTTCTTCACTGCGAAAGCGAGTGAGCTCGAATCCATCTATGAATCAATAGCCGACGAGCTCAGGATGCAGTATTACATCACCTACTTCTCGGCGATCCCGGCCTGGGAGGGTCAATGGGTCAAGCTCAAAGCAGAAGCAAAGAATAAAGACTATGCAGTCCGAACGAAGAAGGGGTTCTTCGCCGTGAGGAAGGCTATTCTCCAGGAGGAAGAGGCCTCTCAGAAGGAATCAGCTCTGAAGGAGAATACCGGTAGTTCTGAGGCTGCGAAACCATGA
- a CDS encoding carboxypeptidase-like regulatory domain-containing protein, with protein MKGKGWIGGRYYVSRMNNVVGATVKLTFEGGRILFITATDSEGRWSFAKIPEGIYGVDLLKEMYLPIGKTNVNVRSPFKTVIELKATPSSGAIGSIRHWSASNMREDKVPSEKVAKHGEGPVFRIEGRVVSKDGNPLPDAEFLLRDFNGERNPIRLYSDNAGYVKVENVQARLLDATVSAIGHLPLRFPLDLDGDLKIQAVMVSQPQNYRYSPSELIPSERPLPPGE; from the coding sequence TTGAAAGGGAAGGGATGGATCGGCGGCAGGTACTACGTTTCAAGGATGAACAACGTCGTCGGGGCGACTGTGAAGCTTACATTTGAAGGGGGCAGGATCCTCTTCATAACAGCGACTGATTCCGAGGGAAGGTGGAGCTTTGCAAAGATTCCAGAGGGAATCTATGGCGTCGATCTCTTAAAGGAAATGTATCTCCCTATCGGAAAAACCAACGTGAATGTCCGGTCACCTTTTAAGACGGTCATAGAGCTGAAGGCAACTCCTTCATCAGGGGCGATCGGAAGCATAAGACATTGGAGCGCAAGTAACATGAGAGAAGATAAAGTTCCTTCAGAGAAAGTTGCTAAACATGGTGAGGGGCCTGTGTTCAGGATAGAAGGGCGAGTCGTCTCAAAGGATGGAAATCCTCTTCCCGATGCGGAATTTCTGCTCAGAGATTTCAATGGTGAAAGGAATCCCATCCGGCTTTATTCGGACAACGCTGGGTATGTGAAAGTCGAGAATGTTCAGGCGCGACTGTTAGATGCAACTGTATCGGCCATCGGGCACCTGCCGCTCAGGTTTCCTCTCGATCTTGATGGCGATCTGAAGATCCAGGCCGTCATGGTTTCGCAGCCTCAGAACTACCGGTATTCTCCTTCAGAGCTGATTCCTTCTGAGAGGCCTCTTCCTCCTGGAGAATAG